One window of Vibrio atlanticus genomic DNA carries:
- a CDS encoding cupin domain-containing protein, giving the protein MTKAKQALSIKGYTFNPFPEPFKSRLGQSECRSLGDSFGLTQFGVNLEVLEPNAQSALRHWHTRSDEFLYVLDGELCLVSDDGEQTLFAGMCIGFPARVENGHHLINRSSEQAKFIVIGSRVAKDEAHYPDDDFKWVVESSGEWTPSRKNGTPY; this is encoded by the coding sequence ATGACGAAAGCGAAACAAGCTTTAAGCATAAAAGGTTATACGTTTAACCCATTTCCAGAGCCATTTAAATCTCGCCTTGGTCAATCTGAATGCAGAAGTTTAGGTGATTCTTTTGGGCTCACTCAGTTCGGTGTGAATCTGGAAGTATTAGAACCGAATGCGCAGTCGGCTCTTCGCCATTGGCACACAAGGTCAGATGAGTTTCTTTATGTACTCGATGGTGAGCTATGTTTAGTCAGTGATGACGGTGAGCAGACATTATTTGCAGGAATGTGTATTGGCTTCCCTGCTAGGGTCGAAAATGGACATCATTTAATAAACCGTAGTAGCGAACAAGCTAAATTTATAGTTATAGGGAGCCGAGTTGCAAAAGACGAAGCCCATTATCCAGATGATGATTTCAAATGGGTTGTTGAAAGTTCTGGTGAATGGACTCCCTCTAGAAAGAACGGCACACCATACTAG
- a CDS encoding DUF4440 domain-containing protein, whose translation MDILIEQEIELHQYQTRQNKADLDRLIHPSFTEVGKSGDSYDFTSIIQMMDLEEPSDIRVHSQKYECIQLEPSIQLLKYESALVSESGEVSDYAKRCSIWTFTGTCWKLRYHQGTQCKPFKLS comes from the coding sequence ATGGACATTTTGATCGAACAAGAAATAGAACTCCATCAATACCAAACTCGTCAGAACAAGGCTGATCTTGATCGTTTAATACACCCTAGTTTTACTGAAGTTGGTAAGTCAGGAGATAGCTACGACTTTACATCCATTATTCAAATGATGGATTTGGAAGAGCCTTCAGATATCCGCGTTCATTCTCAAAAGTATGAATGTATTCAACTTGAGCCTTCTATACAGCTTTTAAAGTATGAGTCTGCTCTTGTAAGTGAATCTGGAGAAGTTAGTGACTATGCCAAACGCTGTTCAATTTGGACATTTACGGGCACTTGTTGGAAGCTCAGGTATCATCAAGGTACGCAATGTAAACCTTTCAAACTCAGTTAG